gCACTCACCGCTCGCCCAGGCTGTACTGGCGCAGCGCTGCCGGCTGGTGCCTTTTATACCCCCCTGCCATTGTGACGCGTCCCCTCTGATGTCACAGGTGCCGGAGCGCATCACAGGCACACCCGCCGGCCAGCCGCGGCCTTCGGCCTCACCCCGGCTCAGCGACTGTGCCCGCACTCCCCGACCCAGAGACGCACGGACACTCACGGACACAGCCTTTGtccaaacaagagatttattgacACCTTTGCGCACAGTGGATCTCCCGGAGGGAATGGACTCTCTGGACACGTCCTGTGCTGGTAACACTGGTCTCCGCCTACTCGATGCTCAGGAAGGTGTCCAAGCCATCTTGCTGCACCATAAATGTCATCACAATCAGCAGGGGACTATTGGAAGTGTTCGTCAGCCGGAGCTTGCACGAGTGCTTGGAGGGCAGCACGGTTAAGCGGTGGTGTCTCGACTGAGGCAAAAGCTGCCAGGATGCTTTTACCAAGATTTGGAACCAGCGGGTGGTTTTCTCCATGTCTAGGTAGGGGCCAGTGCAGAGTGTGTCTAGTAGGCTGGCACTCTGATTTTTCCTCAGCTTCTCCTTGGGGTGGTGCAGGAAGCACAGCATGTCCTCCACCAGCTGTTCCCTTGTACAGATGCACTCCAGCTGCACGCGGACCCTGGAGTTCCTCGCTGGCCTCTCCCCCCTATTGCCCAACTCCAGGTGGAAGGCGTGCCCACAGGGGGGCTTCAGGGGCACGAGCAGGTTGTAGGCAGCATCATCCTTAGAGAGACTCCAACCTTCTAAGGTGCTTCTGAAAACGACAGCTGGCTTCACTTGTGGCATAAAACTATTCCTGGAAAGTGTTTGGCACATACGGAGAAGTTCATCCATCATCTTATCCACCATCATGAATGATTCTGCCAGGTCCAGGAGGCGCTTGACTGAAATTCTGCCCGCATCTACTGCAACACTGGAATTTACTTTTTGCTTCTTCTTAGCCGCCTTCTTCCTGCAGCTGGCCTCCTTGCTACTGCTGGCTGGCTGACGGCTCCTTTTCCTGAGCCACCAGCAGAGcccgaagagcaggagcaggactccagcaacggcccagaactgccactgctgcaaggcaccaaagagcagggctccccaggcaaagccgctctgctcctgggttccctgctccagctcctgcagcatctgAGTCATCTTCCAGCTAAGATACTCATTATGCTGCTGTGatgccaagctgcctgctggcattAACCCGCAGCACCCAGGAAGCCAAAGCCCAGTGACTCGCTGAGACCAGAGCCCACTGCACCAGCTCTTCTGCAAGATGCTCCCCGACGCCgtggcagctgagctgtcagcaCCCTATGCCCGCACTCCCCGACCCAGAGACGCACGGACACTCACGGACACAGCCTTTGtccaaacaagagatttattgacACCTTTGTGCACGGTGGATCTCCCGGGGGGAATGGACTCTCTCAGAGGGGGaaggcctttttttccctgcGGTATGAGGTGGTAGTCTGGTATGAGGTGGTAGTCTGCCATCAGCCGTGAGTCCTGCAACCAGAGCTCCGTGCGTGAAGATCTCTTTCAGTATCCGTGGAACAGCAGACTTATGAACCGTTCTCGCAGATCCCTATACTCACGCATTGCCTCATCGTGGGTGGCCGGATCCTGCACCAGGTGCTGGAAGAGGTTGAGTGGTTTGGCCGTTTGGAAGTCTCGGGGCAAGATTATCTCCTCAGGCACCCTCTCGTTGCCGAAGAAGAAGTGGTCGAGGCGTTTCTCCTCCAGGCAGCGGCGCAGGTATCGCATGATATCCTCCATCCGCCGCACGAAATGCCTCCTGCACCAGCCTGACAGGGGTATGGTGGTCAGGAGGTGCATCACAACTGTCTTCAAGGTATAGGTGGAAAAGCCTATGCCCTCCAGCATGCGGGCGTAGACCTGCAGGCATCTGAGGTGGAAGCTGTCATGTGGGACCTGCCTGGCCATATGCCTGAAAAACTTTGCCTCTGCCACAGCGTAGCTCTCTGGCCACGTCGTGCTAGGGTTGAAGATGGCCTCCGTATTCTGGCTGCTCACAAAGATGTCCGAATTGCCTTGCTGCACCCCAAACATCATCTCAAtaatgtgggttttgttgttgtgttcTGTCACCTGGAATTTGCAGGAGTGACTAGAGGGCAGCATGGTTAGAATGCATGTGGATGACTGAGGCAAAACCTCCCAGTGTGCTTGCACCAGTTGATAGAACCAGTGTGCAGTTTTCTGCACATCTAGGTAGGAGCCAGTGCAGAGGGTGTGTAGGAGGCTGCGGTCCTGATTCCTCCTTAGCTCCTCCTCGGGGCGGTGGAGAAAGCACAGcatctctcctgccagctgctccatCCTGCAGGTGCACTCCAACTCCACGCGGACCCTGGAGTTCCTCGCTGGCGTCTCCCCCCTGTTGCCCAACTCCAGGAGGAAGACGTGCCCACGGGGGGGCTTCAGGGGCACAAGCAGGCGGTAGATGATGTAGTCCTCACGGGGACTCCAACCTTCGAAGGCACTGCCCACCCCGATGGCAGGTTGCAGCACTGGGAAGAAACTGTTTGACAAGATTGTTCTGAAGATAAGGAAGAAGTTGTCAATGATGTCCTTTACCACCTGACAGTCCCTGGCTAGGTTCTGAACTGGCCACTGTATGTGCTCCTCGAAAAAACTTCCCAGGTCATTCTCACTGTCACTGTCGTCTTCTTCCGCCTCCTCTTCCACCTGCTCCCTGTCACTGCTGGAGCTCTCCTCGTCACTGCTGCCGTCCACCTCATGGCTCCTTTTCCTGAGCCACCAGCAGAGcccgaagagcaggagcaggactccagcaacagcccagaactgccactgctgcaaggcaccaaagagcagggctccccaggcaaagccgctctgctcctgcgtcctctgctccagctcctgcagcatctgAGTCATCTTCCAGCTCAGGTACTCCTCATGCTGCCACATGTGCTCGCGTGTATCCTCATCCAGCTCATCACCGACCACACGAACGTTCCAGAGGATGCTTAGCACAGCcagaagaattttgaagaattgtatcacagccatggcctgcaggaggagggagagaaggggttcagtggggctgggagggagggagctggcgccggggggagcagggccgggagccgcagggagctgggggcaggtaggagagggggcgaggcagctgggaggcagcaaggcctgcgcccagccccggtggcggcggcaccgtgccctgcccgaggtgctcccgccagcagctgggccctcgatgcaggctgagaacccggccctcgtccagcccagcctccccccgcctgcgCACTCACCGCTCGCCCAGGCTGTACTGGTGCAGCGCTGCCGGCTGGTGCCTTTTATACCCCCCCGCCATTGTGACGCGTTCCCTCTGATGTCACAGGTGCCGGAGCGCATCACAGGCACGCCCGCCGGCCAGCCGCGGCCTTCGGCCTCACCCCGGATCAGCGACTCACGGCTGCCCTGGCGGCCTGGTGAAGGCTGGGCTCGAGTTCGTTTTCTTCACGGCAGCTTGCGTGCTGCTTTATTTCGGATCGCTTGCCGCCTGCCTGCCGACGGCAATCTGACAGAACGTCCCGAGTTCGAAGGGACCCCCGAGGGTCATCGGGTCCAACCCCTGGCTCCGCACGAGGCAACCTCCAGTATGTATCGTAGGATGAGACTATGTGCAAAGGCTTCTTGAATAGCATCAGGCTTGGGGCCGTGACCCTTTCCGGGCAGGGgcttgttccactgcttgaccaccctctcgctGAAGAAGTTGTTCCTTATATCCCATCGGAACTGCCCGTGACGCAGCTTTAAGCCGTTCCTTCATGTCTTGCGCCGCTGAGGCTCAGACAatctaagaaaacattttaaaatcaacatgTCTGTTCTTCAATGAAAATTGTCTAGAACTCCAAGAACATTAGTAAACCAGCGGTTCAGTGACGTCAGGGGAAACGAATACTACACAAGCAACATTGGTGTgaaaggaactaggccttaagcctcattgttttaagactattcatattagacgtataactaatgattagaaattgttttagatatgattaatagaatgcaggtgcttataaaacaatatctaTGAGCTGCTTAATTGTTCTCTGAGACTCCCTCTTCATGGCTGGCTTAAAATCCAGCCAAGCTGTACCAAGAGAGGAAGGATCATACCTCTTAGACCTGAGAGGTGGGAGTCAGTGATGGACTTTAGAGCAagataaattaatgaaataaccTGAGAGGTTTCTTTAGAAATTCATAGGCCCCTTTGAAGTGTAAGAAGATGATGGTGACCggagaccttctgcctacgacAACCAATCTCAGAAGAACCGAGACATGAGAATGGAGCATGGATGAGGTAAGATGATGAGCGATAACGATATGAGAACAGAAAATGGGCTGGAAAATTACAGAGGCTTTGGACTGGGAGAATGGGTGGCAAAAGGGTACGTAAGGTTTGGAAACTTTTGGGAGTGCgccattcactgcggtggtggcccaGCTCGGagctgttaataaagcaaacGTAGAGAAACCCATGGCTGAAAATCCTTTCACAATTAGAACGCTTAAGCTTTAGAAAGAGTAACCCAGCATGCTCATATCACGGACCCTCATGGACGCGGCTTTTGCTCAAAGAAGCGGTTTACTGACATCTTGGCTGCTGCTGCGGTGACACCCGCCCTCCTCAAGAGCGTGGGAGACCCACGTCTCTCGATACCCACTACCAAATGGGGGATTTTGGAAGGAATTAACGACCTCGAGAAAAGACAGATCATAAGTGGCACGCGTTCCCCTTGTAATTCTCCAGCTTGGCCAGTCCATAAACCGGGTGGGAGGTGGCAACTAACGATTGATTGTAGGAAATGAAACAGCTAATACCCCCCCATTAAATGCTGCCATCCCAAGCATAACCTAAATCGTAACGGCAATACCGGCAGCTGCCCACCCCTGGACGGCTGCTTTAGATGTCAAGGAGATGTTTTTTATGATTCCCCTAAGGCAAGAGAGCAA
This region of Accipiter gentilis chromosome 25, bAccGen1.1, whole genome shotgun sequence genomic DNA includes:
- the LOC126050454 gene encoding inositol 1,4,5-trisphosphate receptor-interacting protein-like 1, which produces MPAGSLASQQHNEYLSWKMTQMLQELEQGTQEQSGFAWGALLFGALQQWQFWAVAGVLLLLFGLCWWLRKRSRQPASSSKEASCRKKAAKKKQKVNSSVAVDAGRISVKRLLDLAESFMMVDKMMDELLRMCQTLSRNSFMPQVKPAVVFRSTLEGWSLSKDDAAYNLLVPLKPPCGHAFHLELGNRGERPARNSRVRVQLECICTREQLVEDMLCFLHHPKEKLRKNQSASLLDTLCTGPYLDMEKTTRWFQILVKASWQLLPQSRHHRLTVLPSKHSCKLRLTNTSNSPLLIVMTFMVQQDGLDTFLSIE
- the LOC126050461 gene encoding inositol 1,4,5-trisphosphate receptor-interacting protein-like 1; translated protein: MAVIQFFKILLAVLSILWNVRVVGDELDEDTREHMWQHEEYLSWKMTQMLQELEQRTQEQSGFAWGALLFGALQQWQFWAVAGVLLLLFGLCWWLRKRSHEVDGSSDEESSSSDREQVEEEAEEDDSDSENDLGSFFEEHIQWPVQNLARDCQVVKDIIDNFFLIFRTILSNSFFPVLQPAIGVGSAFEGWSPREDYIIYRLLVPLKPPRGHVFLLELGNRGETPARNSRVRVELECTCRMEQLAGEMLCFLHRPEEELRRNQDRSLLHTLCTGSYLDVQKTAHWFYQLVQAHWEVLPQSSTCILTMLPSSHSCKFQVTEHNNKTHIIEMMFGVQQGNSDIFVSSQNTEAIFNPSTTWPESYAVAEAKFFRHMARQVPHDSFHLRCLQVYARMLEGIGFSTYTLKTVVMHLLTTIPLSGWCRRHFVRRMEDIMRYLRRCLEEKRLDHFFFGNERVPEEIILPRDFQTAKPLNLFQHLVQDPATHDEAMREYRDLRERFISLLFHGY